From a region of the Mercurialis annua linkage group LG1-X, ddMerAnnu1.2, whole genome shotgun sequence genome:
- the LOC126664933 gene encoding probable ethanolamine kinase encodes MGAAAAPTEKKIRNAMETANCNSDLKTSPLTVAASISLPVMTPRVIELCKDLFENWSKLDDSRFSVETVSGGITNLLLKVSVKEDNGNEVAVTVRLYGPNTDYVINRERELQSIKYLSAAGFGAKLLAVFGNGMVQSFIDARTLTPADMRKPKLAAEIAKQLRKFHEVEIPGSKEPQLWNDIFKFYENASLLQFDDTEKQRKYKTISFKDVYNEVLEIKELTDRLNAPVVFSHNDLLSGNLMLNEDEDKLYLIDFEYGSYSYRGFDIGNHFNEYAGYDCDYSLCPSKDEQYHFLRHYLEPNNPHEVSDKDLEALYIETNIFMLASHLFWALWALIQAKMSPIDFDYLGYFFLRYNEYKKQKEKSCSLARS; translated from the exons ATGGGAGCAGCAGCAGCACCAACTGAGAAGAAGATCCGGAACGCTATGGAGACTGCGAACTGTAATTCCGATCTTAAAACTTCTCCACTCACCGTCGCTGCCTCTATTTCTCTTCCTGTTATGACTCCTCGCGTCAT AGAACTGTGCAAGGATCTCTTCGAGAACTGGTCAAAATTAGACGATTCTCGCTTCTCTGTTGAGACGGTTTCCGGGGGTATAACAAATCTAT TGTTGAAGGTGTCTGTGAAGGAAGATAATGGAAATGAGGTAGCTGTAACTGTCAGGTTGTACGGACCTAATACGGATTATGTTATTAATCGTGAGCGGGAGTTACAG TCTATCAAGTATCTTTCAGCTGCAGGATTTGGTGCTAAGTTGCTTGCAGTATTCGGAAATGGCATGGTGCAATCTTTCATTGATGCACGCACTCTAACTCCTGCAG ATATGAGAAAGCCAAAGCTGGCTGCAGAAATTGCCAAGCAACTTCGTAAATTCCATGAAGTGGAAATCCCAGGTTCTAAAGAACCTCAGTTATGGAATGACATCTTCAAGTTCTATGAGAATG CATCTCTCCTACAGTTTGATGATACTGAGAAGCAAAGAAAGTATAAGACAATTTCATTCAAGGACGTTTACAATGAAGTTCTTGAAATCAAA GAACTGACAGACCGTCTTAATGCTCCTGTGGTTTTTTCTCATAATGACTTACTTTCTGGGAATCTGATGCTCAATGAAGATGAAG ATAAACTCTACTTAATTGATTTTGAGTATGGCTCATACAGTTACAGAGGCTTTGACATTGGAAATCACTTCAATGAGTACGCGGGTTATGATTGTGACTACAGCTT ATGTCCAAGTAAGGATGAACAATATCATTTCTTGAGGCATTATTTGGAACCAAACAACCCGCATGAG GTCTCTGACAAGGACCTTGAAGCACTATACATAGAGACAAACATTTTCATGTTAGCTTCACACTTATTTTGGGCATTATGGGCTCTAATCCAG GCAAAGATGTCTCCAATTGATTTTGATTATCTAGGGTATTTCTTCCTGCGATACAATGAGTACAAAAAGCAGAAGGAGAAGAGTTGTTCATTGGCACGTTCTTAG